The following are encoded together in the Acidobacteriota bacterium genome:
- a CDS encoding arylsulfatase, with translation MRRAAILPAAIVAVSCAAPAPDSRPNVVLFLADDQGWGDLSVHGNTNVHTPNVDALARDGASFTRFFVSPVCSPTRAELLTGRYHPRSGVYATSRGGERLDLDETTIAEAFHAAGYATAAFGKWHNGSQPPYHPNARGFDEFYGFTSGHWGNYFDPPLDHNGRVVTGNGYVTDDFTDRAIRFIEDHRAEPFFVWVAYNTPHSPMQVPDRWWARFEDGDLPQRHREPGEEHLDHTRAALAMTENIDWNVGRLTGRLAELGLAEDTIVVYLTDNGPNGWRWNGDMKGRKGSTDEGGVRSPFFVRWPRAIEAGTVVDRIAGAIDLLPTLAELAGIPYATSHPIDGLSLKPLLGPGTGAAGRWPDRHLVNHWRGSTSVRSQQYRLDHEGRLFEMAADPGQRNDVAAERPEAAARLAAVRDRWIAEVLPELPDEDDRPFPIGHPEHESTHLPARDGIAHGAIERSSRYPNDSYFTNWTSPDDSITWDVEVLAGGRFEVVLYTTSAEDDAGALIELRLGEQAVSGRIDRAHDPPLIGMDDDRVPRIESYVKDFQPTVLGEIDLQPGRGTLFLRALEIPGNQAVDFRLLVLRRRT, from the coding sequence ATGCGGCGAGCGGCCATCCTGCCAGCGGCCATCGTCGCGGTTTCGTGCGCGGCGCCGGCCCCGGACTCCAGACCCAACGTCGTCCTGTTCCTCGCCGACGACCAGGGCTGGGGCGACCTGAGCGTCCACGGCAACACGAACGTCCACACGCCGAACGTCGACGCGCTGGCGCGAGACGGCGCGTCCTTCACCCGGTTCTTCGTCAGCCCCGTCTGTTCGCCGACGCGCGCGGAACTCCTGACCGGCCGCTACCACCCGCGGTCCGGCGTCTACGCCACTTCCCGGGGCGGAGAGCGGCTCGACCTGGACGAAACGACGATCGCCGAGGCCTTCCATGCCGCGGGCTACGCTACCGCCGCCTTCGGCAAGTGGCACAACGGTTCGCAGCCCCCCTACCATCCCAACGCCCGGGGCTTCGACGAGTTCTACGGTTTCACCTCGGGCCACTGGGGAAACTACTTCGACCCGCCCCTGGACCACAACGGCCGCGTCGTCACGGGCAACGGCTACGTCACCGACGACTTCACCGACCGCGCCATCCGGTTCATCGAAGACCATCGAGCCGAGCCCTTCTTCGTCTGGGTCGCCTACAACACGCCCCACAGCCCGATGCAGGTGCCCGATCGCTGGTGGGCCCGATTCGAGGACGGCGACCTCCCCCAGCGCCACCGCGAACCCGGGGAAGAGCATCTCGACCACACCCGGGCCGCCCTGGCGATGACCGAGAACATCGACTGGAACGTCGGACGGCTGACCGGGCGCCTGGCGGAGCTCGGTCTCGCCGAGGACACGATCGTCGTCTACCTGACGGACAACGGCCCGAACGGCTGGCGCTGGAACGGCGACATGAAGGGTCGCAAGGGTTCGACGGATGAAGGCGGCGTCCGATCTCCCTTCTTCGTCCGCTGGCCGCGCGCCATCGAAGCCGGCACGGTCGTCGATCGCATCGCGGGCGCGATCGACCTGCTGCCGACGCTGGCCGAGCTCGCCGGCATCCCGTACGCGACCTCCCACCCCATCGACGGCCTCAGCCTGAAACCGCTGCTCGGGCCCGGAACCGGGGCAGCCGGCAGATGGCCCGACCGGCATCTCGTGAACCACTGGCGCGGGAGCACCAGCGTCCGTAGTCAGCAGTACCGGCTCGACCACGAAGGCCGCCTGTTCGAAATGGCCGCCGACCCGGGCCAGCGTAACGATGTCGCCGCGGAGCGGCCCGAGGCGGCCGCCCGGCTCGCTGCCGTACGGGACAGGTGGATCGCAGAGGTACTGCCCGAGCTTCCGGACGAGGACGACCGGCCGTTTCCGATCGGCCATCCCGAACACGAGTCCACGCACCTTCCCGCACGCGACGGCATCGCCCACGGCGCCATCGAGCGTTCGAGCCGCTACCCGAACGACTCCTACTTCACGAACTGGACCAGCCCCGACGACTCGATCACCTGGGATGTCGAAGTGCTCGCCGGCGGCCGCTTCGAGGTCGTCCTCTACACCACCAGCGCCGAAGACGATGCCGGTGCGCTGATCGAACTGCGGCTCGGCGAGCAGGCAGTGAGCGGCCGAATCGACCGGGCGCACGATCCGCCGCTGATCGGCATGGACGACGACCGCGTTCCGCGCATCGAGTCCTACGTAAAGGACTTCCAGCCGACGGTCCTGGGCGAGATCGACCTTCAACCCGGCCGGGGCACCCTGTTCCTGCGGGCGCTGGAGATCCCGGGCAACCAGGCGGTCGACTTCCGGCTGCTGGTTCTCCGCCGCCGGACCTAG
- a CDS encoding arylsulfatase: MKGSGELYQRLCWQLPARRHANPRGVAICFVAAATLLAACSPPGSSTTTPPERPNILLVLADDLGYGDIGAYNPESRIPTPNLDRLANEGVRLTDAHSPSSVCTPTRYALLTGRYAWRSRLKRGVLNGRSTALLEPERVTLPGFLQSLGYATAGIGKWHLGLGADPAPGDNEPGRTDYDAPLRPGPLSAGFEHYFGIPASLDMEPYLYIEDDGVFEEATETVEASSMRRYGGGGYWRAGDIAPGFDFLQVTPVLFDRAAGYLQRRAATDDDRPFFLYLPLPSPHTPWMPLPEFEGASRAGVYGDFVAQVDAGVGGLLDALDSLDLASNTLVVFTSDNGAHWVEADIEQTGHRANGSLRGQKADIHEGGHRVPFLARWPGRFPAGSVRGELAGLVDVFRTLTSILEAEVPDGAAEDSVDLGALLRGEEDAEAPRNSLIHHSSRGMFAIRSHDLDGPEAARKWKLIEGLGSGGFTQPRQLAPEPGGAAGQLYELVADPAETNDLYLDRPDIVERLTAELEAIRGDDSEPPAPPD; encoded by the coding sequence GTGAAGGGAAGCGGCGAACTGTACCAACGACTCTGCTGGCAGCTACCGGCGCGCCGGCACGCAAACCCGCGCGGCGTCGCCATCTGCTTCGTGGCCGCGGCGACGCTGCTCGCCGCCTGCTCACCACCCGGGTCGAGCACTACGACCCCGCCGGAGCGGCCGAACATCCTCCTGGTCCTCGCCGACGACCTCGGCTACGGGGACATCGGCGCCTACAACCCGGAGTCGCGGATCCCGACCCCCAACCTCGACCGGCTCGCGAACGAGGGCGTACGGCTGACGGACGCCCACAGTCCCTCCTCGGTCTGCACGCCGACTCGCTACGCGCTCCTCACCGGCCGCTACGCCTGGCGCTCCAGGCTGAAGCGCGGCGTGCTGAACGGGCGATCCACCGCCCTGCTCGAACCGGAGCGCGTCACCCTGCCAGGGTTCCTCCAGTCCCTCGGCTACGCCACCGCCGGCATTGGCAAGTGGCATCTCGGACTCGGCGCCGATCCGGCTCCGGGCGACAATGAGCCCGGCCGGACCGACTACGACGCACCGCTTCGCCCGGGGCCGCTCAGCGCCGGCTTCGAGCACTACTTCGGGATCCCCGCCTCCCTCGACATGGAACCGTACCTCTACATCGAGGACGACGGCGTGTTCGAGGAAGCGACAGAAACGGTCGAGGCCAGTTCGATGCGGCGCTACGGGGGCGGCGGCTACTGGCGCGCAGGCGACATCGCCCCCGGCTTCGACTTCCTCCAGGTGACTCCGGTCCTCTTCGATCGCGCCGCCGGCTACCTGCAGCGGCGCGCGGCGACGGACGACGACCGGCCCTTCTTTCTCTATCTGCCGCTGCCCTCGCCCCACACGCCCTGGATGCCGCTACCGGAGTTCGAAGGCGCGAGCCGCGCCGGCGTCTACGGCGACTTCGTCGCTCAGGTCGACGCCGGCGTCGGCGGCCTGCTCGACGCTCTCGACTCCCTCGATCTCGCCTCGAACACCCTGGTCGTGTTCACGAGCGACAACGGCGCCCACTGGGTCGAAGCGGACATCGAGCAGACCGGGCACCGCGCGAACGGATCGCTGCGCGGCCAGAAGGCCGACATCCACGAGGGCGGCCACCGAGTCCCCTTCCTTGCCCGCTGGCCGGGCCGTTTTCCGGCCGGCTCGGTGCGCGGAGAACTGGCCGGCCTAGTCGACGTCTTCCGTACTCTTACCTCCATCCTGGAGGCCGAGGTTCCCGATGGAGCCGCCGAGGACAGCGTCGATCTCGGAGCTCTGCTCCGCGGCGAAGAGGACGCGGAGGCGCCCCGCAACTCGCTGATTCACCACAGCTCGCGCGGGATGTTCGCCATCCGGTCCCACGACCTGGACGGCCCGGAGGCTGCCCGGAAGTGGAAGCTGATCGAGGGGCTCGGTTCGGGCGGCTTCACCCAACCACGGCAACTCGCCCCCGAACCCGGCGGCGCCGCCGGACAGCTCTACGAACTCGTCGCCGATCCGGCCGAGACGAACGACCTCTACCTCGACCGGCCCGACATCGTCGAGCGGCTGACCGCGGAACTCGAGGCGATCCGGGGCGACGACTCCGAACCCCCGGCGCCGCCGGACTAG
- the aroH gene encoding chorismate mutase, with protein MPRKPQSSTWRRRHLVCRGVRGATTVQGSSREQILTATAELLERMVQANGIEQEDVASAVFTTTPDLTAEYPALAARLMGWRDVALLCGHEMAVPGGLDRCVRILLHWNTIQAASEIEHVYIHGASNLRPDREELDELRRQIEAQQESPSD; from the coding sequence ATGCCTCGCAAGCCGCAGTCCAGTACCTGGCGCCGCAGGCATCTCGTGTGCCGCGGCGTCCGCGGCGCGACGACGGTTCAGGGCTCGAGCCGCGAGCAGATTCTGACTGCCACCGCAGAACTGCTGGAGAGGATGGTTCAGGCGAACGGCATCGAGCAGGAGGATGTCGCCAGCGCCGTCTTCACCACCACGCCCGATCTGACCGCCGAGTATCCGGCGCTGGCGGCGCGCCTGATGGGCTGGCGCGACGTTGCGCTGCTGTGCGGCCACGAGATGGCGGTGCCCGGCGGCCTTGACCGCTGTGTGCGCATCCTGCTGCACTGGAACACCATCCAGGCGGCTTCCGAGATCGAGCACGTCTACATCCATGGTGCCTCGAACCTTCGGCCCGACCGCGAGGAACTCGACGAGCTCCGCCGGCAGATCGAGGCGCAGCAGGAGAGCCCTTCAGACTAG
- a CDS encoding peroxiredoxin, translated as MTLRINDEAPNFTAQTTEGEIDFHEWIGDGWCVLFSHPKDFTPVCTTELGTVAGLKDEFDRRNCKVIGISVDGVSDHQAWSKDIEASQGHALNYPLIGDPTLDIVKQYDMLPADAGDSSEGRTPMDNATARSVFVIGPDKRIKATLTYPMSTGRNFAEILRLVDSVQLTAKEQVATPANWEHGDDVIILPAVSDEAARAKYPQGWQQPLPYIRVVPQP; from the coding sequence ATGACGCTCAGGATCAACGACGAGGCTCCCAACTTCACCGCGCAGACCACGGAGGGAGAGATCGACTTCCACGAGTGGATCGGCGATGGCTGGTGCGTCCTGTTCTCGCACCCCAAGGACTTCACGCCGGTCTGCACGACCGAATTGGGCACCGTTGCCGGCCTCAAGGACGAGTTCGACCGTCGCAACTGCAAGGTGATCGGCATCAGCGTCGACGGCGTGTCGGACCATCAGGCATGGTCGAAGGACATCGAGGCTTCCCAGGGCCACGCCCTGAACTACCCGCTGATCGGCGACCCGACGCTCGACATCGTCAAGCAGTACGACATGCTGCCAGCCGACGCCGGCGACTCCTCCGAGGGCCGGACGCCGATGGACAACGCGACCGCTCGCTCCGTCTTCGTGATCGGCCCGGACAAGCGGATCAAGGCGACCCTCACCTACCCGATGAGCACGGGCCGGAACTTCGCCGAGATCCTGCGTCTCGTCGACTCCGTGCAGTTGACGGCCAAGGAGCAGGTGGCGACGCCCGCGAACTGGGAGCACGGCGACGACGTGATCATCCTGCCGGCGGTGTCGGACGAGGCGGCGCGGGCGAAGTATCCCCAGGGCTGGCAGCAGCCCCTGCCTTACATCCGGGTGGTGCCGCAGCCGTAG
- a CDS encoding BolA family transcriptional regulator, producing MATLGKPLATNKASAKAVARGTLLEQTIRRKLEQATGAERLEVLNESRMHNVPSDAETHFRVVVVSSRFEGATRLGRHRVVHRALEEELAGPIHALAIDALTPAEWQARDEQRSLSPDCRGGSRFDSPGD from the coding sequence ATGGCGACGCTCGGAAAGCCGCTTGCCACGAACAAGGCCTCGGCCAAGGCCGTCGCCCGCGGAACGCTTCTCGAACAGACGATCCGCAGGAAGCTCGAGCAGGCCACCGGCGCCGAACGGCTGGAGGTGCTGAACGAAAGCCGGATGCACAACGTCCCCTCGGACGCCGAAACCCACTTCCGGGTCGTCGTGGTCAGCAGCCGTTTCGAGGGCGCGACGCGCCTGGGAAGACACCGGGTCGTGCACAGGGCCCTGGAAGAAGAACTCGCAGGACCGATCCACGCCCTGGCCATCGACGCGCTCACGCCGGCCGAGTGGCAGGCCCGCGACGAGCAACGGAGCCTGTCTCCCGACTGCCGCGGCGGCTCGCGGTTCGACTCGCCGGGCGACTGA